In Candidatus Tectomicrobia bacterium, a single window of DNA contains:
- a CDS encoding (2Fe-2S) ferredoxin domain-containing protein, with the protein MKRHIFVCINQRPPNHPKGCCQSKGSIDIAQALTEAIESNGLGEHTALAGATCLGPCTLGPTIVVYPEGVWYQGVKPADVPEIVEEHLKGGRPVERLRLRLPGA; encoded by the coding sequence ATCAAGCGGCACATCTTCGTCTGCATCAACCAGCGGCCCCCGAACCACCCGAAGGGATGCTGCCAGTCCAAGGGGAGCATCGACATCGCCCAGGCCCTCACCGAGGCCATCGAGAGCAACGGCCTGGGGGAACATACGGCCCTGGCGGGGGCGACCTGCCTGGGCCCCTGCACGCTAGGGCCCACCATTGTCGTCTATCCCGAGGGGGTCTGGTACCAGGGCGTAAAGCCAGCCGACGTGCCGGAGATCGTGGAGGAGCACCTCAAGGGCGGCCGGCCCGTCGAGCGGCTTCGCCTTCGCCTGCCGGGGGCCTAA
- a CDS encoding insulinase family protein, producing the protein MTHRTHTAPLAGHKIESLFSRLRLIRLRGGPLVLLLPDPEAPAVAVQAWLPAGSLTEAPGRGGLAHFLEHMIFKGSRRLALGELAARTEAAGGDINAYTLNEATYYHLSCRPAGTEDCLDALIESLWWPRFDQAEVVRERGVILEEIRRSEDQPEQRLQQELYRQAYGGDHPFGRPILGTRRSVSRLDRAALRRYHRLCYHPARTVFVLAGPIPEKPALRLIQRRLAELDGMWGAVPASFRGNGFRSIPPPLRRGVRAFSLRGMASLAYLELAFGVPAFTHPDAPALEILAMLLGSGDSSRLYKRLCVEGRIMHDVSSDIFLSPGPGLLFLGGVAEPRGAAPAAEEILRTTADLLGAHPPTDEELERVRTLFWTDLEFRRESTSGRARLAGYFQLMAGDARFAERYLGRLLGVSREEILSAAGRWLTPEGLTAGVFFPERLNGSGEPRPFQAAIRRGLASISQKEEKELPSLGRKALPLKLPLEQPVPPPVPRRALRPGGSRAPLEFTLHRGARLLVLPGGEARVFALRAAFLGGQRLEGAERAGWHSLMADVAPMATRSLSSEEMARRADNLGASIGGNGGRNSFGLFASGLSSLVEEISDLFCQILCEPAFEEKDAALARREADAARRGDLDDLSQRSRQHALGLLYGAHPFGRHPLGSRLSLARALGPRLRREWSHWALPENIVLAAAGDVDPGGLARSLARRLKKGWRRMPAWRPFLPPAPPQPPPRPRLRRIRVDGASQAHIQMAFLGASLGSRRRFALSAVAAALGSQSGGLFWELRERRGLAYESNVSCEEAMDRGPFMLFAATAPGAEAEAVRIMRAEVARVREKGLGREELERAKAFLVGELLRGRQRAGMRASELAYGALYGMGAEGMERVQREFESVDLASARSAARDFLDPSGECLVILGPR; encoded by the coding sequence GTGACGCATAGAACGCACACCGCCCCGCTGGCCGGGCACAAGATCGAGAGTCTCTTCTCCCGCCTCCGCCTCATCCGGCTGAGGGGAGGGCCGCTCGTCCTCCTGCTGCCCGACCCGGAGGCCCCCGCCGTGGCCGTGCAGGCGTGGCTCCCCGCGGGGAGCCTGACCGAGGCGCCGGGGCGGGGGGGCCTCGCTCATTTCCTTGAGCACATGATCTTCAAGGGTTCGCGCCGCCTGGCCCTGGGCGAGCTGGCCGCGCGCACCGAGGCGGCGGGCGGCGACATCAACGCCTACACCCTGAACGAGGCCACCTACTACCACCTCTCCTGCCGGCCGGCCGGAACCGAGGACTGCCTGGACGCGCTGATCGAGTCGTTGTGGTGGCCCCGGTTCGATCAGGCCGAGGTCGTCCGCGAGCGCGGCGTGATCCTCGAGGAGATCCGGCGCTCGGAGGACCAGCCCGAGCAGCGCCTCCAGCAGGAGCTCTACCGGCAGGCCTACGGCGGCGACCATCCCTTCGGCCGCCCCATCCTGGGCACCCGCCGCTCGGTGAGCCGCCTGGACCGGGCCGCCCTGCGGCGCTACCACCGCCTCTGCTACCACCCCGCCCGCACCGTCTTCGTCCTGGCCGGGCCCATCCCGGAAAAGCCGGCCCTCCGCCTCATCCAGCGCCGCCTGGCCGAGCTGGACGGGATGTGGGGAGCCGTTCCGGCGTCTTTCCGGGGGAACGGGTTCCGCTCCATCCCGCCTCCCCTGCGGCGGGGGGTGCGCGCCTTCTCCCTGCGGGGCATGGCCAGCCTGGCCTACCTGGAGCTGGCCTTCGGCGTCCCCGCCTTCACCCATCCGGACGCCCCTGCGCTGGAGATCCTCGCCATGCTCCTGGGCTCGGGGGACAGCTCCCGCCTCTACAAGCGCCTCTGCGTCGAGGGGCGCATCATGCACGACGTCTCGAGCGACATCTTTCTTTCGCCGGGCCCGGGCCTGCTGTTCCTGGGCGGGGTGGCGGAGCCGCGCGGCGCGGCGCCGGCGGCGGAGGAGATTCTCCGGACGACAGCCGATCTGCTCGGCGCCCATCCCCCCACCGACGAGGAGCTGGAGCGCGTCCGCACTCTTTTCTGGACCGACCTAGAGTTCCGCCGCGAGAGCACCTCCGGGCGCGCCCGCCTCGCGGGCTATTTCCAGCTGATGGCGGGCGACGCCCGCTTCGCCGAGCGCTACCTCGGCCGCCTGCTGGGCGTGTCGCGGGAGGAGATTCTCTCCGCCGCCGGGCGGTGGCTCACGCCCGAGGGCCTCACCGCCGGGGTCTTCTTCCCCGAGCGGCTGAACGGGAGTGGAGAGCCCCGGCCCTTCCAGGCCGCGATCCGCCGGGGGCTGGCCTCCATTTCGCAAAAGGAAGAGAAGGAGCTCCCCTCCCTCGGCCGCAAGGCCCTGCCGCTCAAGCTCCCGCTGGAGCAGCCCGTCCCGCCGCCCGTTCCGCGCCGCGCCCTCCGCCCGGGCGGAAGCCGCGCCCCGCTCGAGTTCACCCTCCACCGGGGGGCGCGGCTCCTCGTCCTGCCGGGGGGGGAGGCGCGCGTCTTCGCGCTGCGCGCGGCCTTCCTGGGGGGGCAGCGGCTCGAAGGGGCGGAGCGGGCGGGGTGGCATTCCCTCATGGCCGACGTCGCGCCCATGGCCACCCGGAGCCTGTCGTCGGAGGAGATGGCGCGGCGGGCGGATAACCTGGGGGCCTCCATCGGCGGGAACGGGGGCCGGAACAGCTTCGGACTCTTCGCCTCGGGGTTATCGAGCCTCGTTGAAGAGATCTCCGACCTCTTCTGCCAGATCCTCTGCGAGCCCGCCTTCGAGGAGAAGGACGCGGCCCTCGCGCGGCGCGAGGCCGACGCGGCCCGGCGCGGCGACCTTGACGACCTCTCCCAGCGGTCCCGCCAGCACGCCTTGGGGCTCCTGTACGGGGCCCACCCTTTCGGCCGCCACCCGCTGGGGAGCCGGCTCTCCCTCGCCCGGGCCTTGGGGCCGCGCCTCCGAAGGGAATGGAGCCACTGGGCGCTGCCGGAGAACATCGTGCTGGCTGCGGCGGGGGATGTGGACCCCGGCGGCCTCGCCCGGTCGCTGGCCCGCCGCCTGAAAAAGGGCTGGAGACGGATGCCGGCCTGGCGGCCCTTCCTGCCTCCCGCGCCGCCCCAGCCGCCTCCGCGGCCACGCCTGCGGCGCATCCGGGTGGACGGGGCCTCCCAAGCCCACATCCAGATGGCCTTCCTGGGCGCGAGCCTGGGGTCCCGCCGGCGCTTCGCGCTCTCGGCGGTGGCGGCGGCGCTCGGGAGCCAGAGCGGCGGGCTGTTTTGGGAGCTGCGCGAGCGGCGGGGCTTGGCCTACGAGTCGAACGTCTCCTGCGAGGAGGCGATGGACCGGGGGCCGTTCATGCTCTTCGCCGCCACCGCGCCCGGCGCGGAGGCGGAGGCCGTGCGCATCATGCGGGCCGAGGTGGCCCGGGTCCGCGAGAAGGGCCTCGGCCGCGAGGAGCTGGAGCGGGCCAAGGCCTTCCTGGTGGGCGAGCTCCTGCGGGGCCGCCAGCGGGCGGGGATGCGCGCCTCCGAGCTGGCCTACGGCGCGCTCTACGGGATGGGGGCGGAGGGCATGGAGCGCGTCCAGCGCGAGTTCGAATCCGTGGACTTGGCCTCCGCGCGCAGCGCGGCCCGCGATTTCCTCGATCCGTCTGGGGAGTGCCTCGTGATCCTCGGGCCGCGCTAG
- the hflX gene encoding GTPase HflX, with translation MRAIAKLHGKLTGLKTHQTRALERLYRRRVPPHQLIHLELGREIALLSHEISRQLALLVDRQGGVRHVIVGEAKGIEIPELGRARAGTARLRGLRCIHTHLDASSLSQEDLTDMALLRLDVMAAIEVADEGAAGRVHVAHLLPRPLPEEGDGGADVPNGAGRTPPWEIRTFPSLEWLRLDVAHLVDSLEEEFARTQDSPAAQRKGERALLIHVDTGSKRSRPAQAELDELEVLLDGAGLIPCGRVVQRRKEVDPRFVIGRGRLADILMRSMQVGAEALVFSQELHPAQVRSLAEFTDLKILDRTQIILDIFAQRATSRTGKLQVELAQLRYMLPRLSAQHTAMSRLTGGIGGRGPGETKLEIHRRRAFERIRRLERELENLQRKRSQGRTLRQRRAVPVLSLVGYTNAGKSTLLNALTESQVLVADQLFATLDTSSRRLRLPRDQEVIITDTVGFIHDLPKELVGAFRSTLDELNDADLLLHVVDASSPNCEENLEAVERLLGELGLERTPTLRVFNKMDRADPVLLGNFCRRYGGIAVSGLDARSLIPLIEEAGEQLWEQREPEAPALEGTAI, from the coding sequence ATGCGCGCTATCGCCAAGCTCCACGGCAAGCTCACCGGCCTCAAGACCCATCAGACCCGGGCGCTCGAGCGCCTCTACCGGCGCCGGGTGCCGCCCCATCAGCTGATTCATCTCGAACTCGGACGGGAGATCGCTCTCCTCTCCCATGAGATATCCCGCCAGCTCGCGCTCCTGGTGGACCGGCAGGGCGGCGTGCGCCACGTCATCGTCGGGGAGGCCAAGGGGATCGAGATTCCCGAGCTCGGCCGCGCCCGCGCCGGCACGGCCCGCCTCAGGGGCCTGCGCTGCATCCACACCCACCTGGACGCCTCCTCCCTCTCCCAGGAAGACCTGACCGACATGGCCCTGCTGCGGCTGGACGTCATGGCGGCCATCGAGGTCGCCGATGAGGGCGCGGCGGGCCGGGTGCACGTGGCTCACCTGCTCCCCCGGCCCCTCCCCGAGGAGGGGGACGGCGGCGCGGACGTTCCCAACGGCGCCGGCCGGACCCCGCCCTGGGAGATCCGCACCTTCCCGAGCCTGGAGTGGCTCCGGCTGGACGTGGCCCACCTCGTGGACTCGCTGGAGGAGGAGTTCGCCCGCACCCAGGATTCCCCCGCCGCCCAGCGAAAGGGCGAGCGCGCGCTCCTCATTCACGTGGATACAGGCAGCAAGCGGAGCCGTCCGGCCCAGGCCGAGCTGGACGAGTTGGAGGTCCTGCTGGACGGCGCGGGGCTCATCCCCTGCGGACGGGTGGTCCAGCGGCGCAAGGAGGTGGACCCGCGCTTCGTCATCGGCCGGGGGCGGCTGGCCGACATCCTCATGCGCTCCATGCAGGTCGGGGCCGAGGCGCTGGTGTTCTCCCAAGAGCTTCACCCGGCCCAGGTGCGCAGCCTCGCCGAATTCACCGACCTCAAGATCCTCGACCGTACCCAGATCATCCTCGACATCTTCGCCCAGCGGGCCACGAGCCGTACCGGCAAGCTCCAGGTCGAGCTGGCCCAGCTCCGTTACATGCTCCCCCGCCTCTCGGCCCAGCACACGGCCATGAGCCGGCTCACCGGCGGCATCGGGGGCCGGGGCCCGGGCGAGACGAAGCTCGAGATCCACCGCCGCCGCGCCTTCGAGCGCATCCGCCGGCTGGAGCGGGAATTGGAGAACCTCCAGCGGAAACGCTCCCAGGGCCGGACCCTGCGCCAGCGCCGGGCGGTGCCCGTCCTCTCGCTGGTGGGCTACACCAACGCGGGCAAATCCACGCTCCTCAACGCCCTGACGGAGAGCCAGGTGCTCGTGGCCGACCAGCTCTTCGCCACCCTGGACACCTCCAGCCGGCGCCTCCGCCTCCCGCGGGACCAGGAGGTGATCATCACCGACACGGTCGGCTTCATCCACGATCTGCCCAAGGAGCTCGTCGGGGCCTTCCGCTCCACCCTGGACGAGCTGAACGACGCGGACCTGCTGCTCCACGTCGTGGACGCCTCCTCTCCTAACTGCGAGGAGAACCTGGAGGCGGTCGAGCGGCTGCTGGGGGAGCTTGGCCTGGAGCGCACGCCCACGCTGAGAGTCTTCAACAAGATGGATCGGGCCGACCCGGTGCTCCTCGGGAACTTCTGCCGCCGCTACGGCGGGATCGCCGTCAGCGGCCTGGACGCCCGGAGCCTCATCCCCCTGATCGAGGAGGCTGGCGAGCAGCTCTGGGAGCAGCGCGAGCCCGAAGCCCCCGCCCTCGAGGGCACCGCCATCTAG
- the mgtE gene encoding magnesium transporter, translating into MAHERDLRLSRIEDLIRRLLRRNAHAHLSNALEKMHAAEVAQIFSHLAPEERLAAFRLVPDSEHRAETLTECDPHIVRELLDASSNEEVAALLGKLNNDDTRYLVEMLPEDRAAEVMRILGTRETAVIEGVMAYPPDTAGSIMTDAYVALPESYTVDESIAAVRQASKAEYVFYVYVVDDNKHLRGVISLRQLLLADPSKRLSEVMTPNVWRVSANADQEHVAQLISRYNILAIPVVDDVGTLVGIVTVDDVLDVLRDEATEDILKMAGTHYTEEITSLPALRLAWVRLPWLVISWLGSLIAAYFISRFEHELIRVIALAAFIPVINGTAGNVGAQGVAIMVRGLATGKVTPKDWFQVVGRQVLVGVMLGVSFGLLLYLIAQWQFPGIGRLGFIVGIAICISIMTSAALSSILPLVLQYLRFDPALMTGPFITTSMDLISVLVYFNIARYFLAGS; encoded by the coding sequence ATGGCGCACGAGCGCGACCTGCGGCTGTCCCGGATAGAGGACCTGATCCGGCGCCTCCTGCGCCGCAATGCCCACGCGCACCTCTCGAACGCCCTGGAGAAGATGCACGCCGCCGAGGTGGCCCAGATATTCTCCCACCTGGCCCCCGAGGAGCGGCTGGCCGCCTTCCGGCTCGTGCCGGACAGCGAGCACCGGGCCGAGACCCTGACCGAGTGCGACCCCCACATCGTCCGCGAGCTGCTCGACGCCAGCTCGAACGAGGAGGTCGCGGCCCTCCTCGGCAAGCTGAACAACGACGACACCCGCTACCTCGTCGAGATGCTCCCGGAGGACCGGGCGGCCGAGGTCATGCGCATCCTCGGCACCCGCGAGACCGCGGTCATCGAGGGCGTGATGGCTTACCCGCCGGACACGGCGGGCAGCATCATGACCGACGCTTACGTGGCCCTCCCGGAATCCTACACGGTCGATGAGTCGATCGCCGCCGTCCGCCAGGCGAGCAAGGCCGAGTACGTCTTCTACGTATACGTCGTGGACGACAACAAGCATCTCCGCGGGGTCATCAGCCTCCGCCAGCTCCTCCTCGCCGACCCTTCGAAGCGCCTCTCCGAGGTGATGACGCCGAACGTCTGGCGGGTGAGCGCGAACGCCGACCAGGAGCACGTCGCCCAGCTCATCTCGCGCTACAACATCCTCGCCATCCCGGTGGTGGACGACGTGGGCACCCTGGTGGGCATCGTGACGGTGGACGACGTCCTGGATGTCCTCAGGGACGAGGCGACCGAGGACATCCTCAAGATGGCGGGCACGCACTACACGGAGGAGATCACCTCCCTCCCGGCCCTCCGCCTCGCCTGGGTGCGCCTGCCCTGGCTCGTCATCAGCTGGCTGGGCAGCCTCATCGCGGCCTACTTCATCTCCCGCTTCGAGCACGAGCTGATCCGGGTCATCGCCCTCGCCGCCTTCATCCCCGTCATCAACGGCACGGCGGGGAACGTGGGCGCCCAGGGCGTGGCCATCATGGTGCGGGGGCTCGCCACCGGAAAGGTGACCCCTAAGGATTGGTTCCAGGTGGTGGGCCGCCAGGTGCTGGTGGGGGTGATGCTGGGGGTTTCCTTCGGCCTTCTCCTCTACCTGATCGCCCAGTGGCAATTCCCCGGCATCGGCCGGCTGGGATTCATCGTGGGGATCGCCATCTGCATCTCCATCATGACCTCGGCCGCCCTCTCCTCGATTCTCCCGCTGGTGCTCCAGTACCTGCGCTTCGACCCGGCGCTCATGACCGGGCCCTTCATCACCACGAGCATGGACCTCATCTCGGTCCTCGTGTACTTCAACATCGCCCGCTACTTCCTCGCCGGCTCCTAG
- a CDS encoding acyl-CoA thioesterase translates to MGVVHHAAYFVWFEHLRTEYFRALGFPYGELERQGVFFPVVEAACRYREGARYDGLVRVTGWVRAPQGVRVRIDYRAEQEGRVLAEGYTLHARTDAQGRPGRIPPELLARLMAEASPPGEGPSFEAESHGV, encoded by the coding sequence ATGGGGGTGGTGCACCACGCGGCCTACTTCGTCTGGTTCGAGCACCTGCGGACGGAGTACTTCCGGGCGCTGGGCTTCCCCTATGGGGAGCTGGAGCGGCAGGGCGTCTTCTTCCCGGTGGTGGAGGCCGCCTGCCGCTACCGGGAGGGGGCCCGCTACGACGGCCTGGTTCGGGTGACGGGCTGGGTGCGCGCCCCCCAGGGGGTGCGGGTGCGGATCGACTACCGCGCGGAGCAGGAGGGGAGGGTGCTCGCCGAGGGCTACACCCTCCATGCCCGCACCGACGCCCAGGGGCGGCCCGGGCGCATCCCCCCGGAGCTCCTCGCCCGGCTCATGGCCGAGGCCTCCCCCCCGGGCGAGGGGCCCTCGTTCGAGGCCGAATCCCACGGCGTCTAG
- a CDS encoding leucine--tRNA ligase, protein MLGEYNPASYEAKWQERWEREGIFQAPDDPGSKPTYYCLMMFPYPSGDLHMGHACNYTMGDAIGRYRRMRGFEVLHPMGWDALGLPAENAAIQAGVHPAGWTQRNIDNMRRQLRLAGLAYDWRREISTAHPGYYRWTQWIFLRMLERGLAYKKEALVNWDPVDETVLANEQIHDGVAWRSGAKVEKRWLSQWFLKITDYAQRLLDDLDGLQGWPEHVKQQQRNWLGRSEGARIDFRLEATGETLSVFTTRPDTVYGVTFMVCAPEHPVIERLLEGNPRAASIRRAVEEMRAQSQAERMSEEKEKTGVETGHFILNPVNGDRVPLLIADYALMDYGTGIVMGVPAHDQRDFLFARKYGLPVKVVIQHPEGGLRGETMAEAYVEDGVMQDSGPFDGQPNREAYPRMIDYFAERGFGARTVNWRLRDWLISRQRYWGVPIPVLYEEDGSVTPVPDGQLPVVHPRDVEFTGRGGNPLAKVPAFVNAVSPRTGKPARRETDTMDTFVDSSWYYLRFVSPRDERAVFDSGNVNRWLPVSQYIGGAEHAVMHLLYSRFFTKVLYDMGLVSFEEPFENLFTQGMVCRTAYRLAEARGRVWVPYKHVDEGSLTVTAAGPPGSSYQAGQRVVAEMAVMSKSKLNGVSIEECTGRFGADAGRLYTLFIGPPERDKEWRDDGLIGVHRFLQRLWTTASERVEAWRGAEPFRPGGNGSVLSPPGRRLRRDAHTALKHVTEVYERSFAFNTAVARIMELATSLRNEAGAEASAQREAAEILLFCLAPMAPHAAEELWAELGAGTGKGSIFRESWPRVDEGAIAAEEKEFAVQVNGKTRRTFTALPDAPEEELKEKASAAAASFLQGKQVVKHIVVPGRLVNIIVKG, encoded by the coding sequence ATGCTCGGCGAATACAACCCCGCCTCCTACGAGGCCAAGTGGCAGGAGCGCTGGGAGCGCGAGGGCATCTTCCAGGCCCCGGACGACCCCGGCTCGAAGCCCACCTACTACTGCCTCATGATGTTCCCCTACCCCTCGGGCGACCTGCACATGGGGCACGCCTGCAACTACACGATGGGGGACGCCATCGGCCGCTACCGCCGGATGCGGGGCTTCGAGGTCCTCCACCCGATGGGCTGGGACGCGCTGGGCCTCCCGGCCGAGAACGCGGCCATCCAAGCGGGAGTCCACCCGGCCGGGTGGACCCAGCGCAACATCGACAACATGCGCCGCCAGCTCCGCCTGGCCGGCCTGGCCTACGACTGGCGGCGGGAGATCTCGACCGCCCACCCCGGCTACTACCGCTGGACGCAGTGGATCTTCCTCCGGATGCTCGAGCGCGGCCTGGCCTACAAGAAGGAGGCCCTCGTCAACTGGGACCCGGTGGACGAGACCGTCCTCGCCAACGAGCAGATCCACGACGGCGTCGCCTGGCGCAGCGGGGCCAAGGTGGAGAAGCGCTGGCTGAGCCAGTGGTTCCTCAAGATCACGGACTACGCCCAGCGCCTGCTCGACGATCTGGACGGCCTCCAGGGCTGGCCGGAGCACGTGAAGCAGCAGCAGCGCAACTGGCTCGGCCGCAGCGAGGGCGCGCGCATCGACTTCCGGCTCGAGGCCACGGGCGAAACCCTCTCCGTCTTCACCACCCGGCCCGACACCGTCTACGGCGTCACCTTCATGGTGTGCGCCCCCGAGCACCCCGTCATCGAGCGGCTCCTGGAGGGGAACCCCCGCGCGGCGTCCATCCGCCGGGCCGTGGAGGAGATGCGCGCCCAGAGCCAGGCCGAGCGCATGAGCGAGGAGAAGGAGAAGACCGGGGTCGAGACCGGCCACTTCATCCTCAACCCGGTGAACGGGGACCGCGTGCCCTTGCTCATCGCCGACTACGCCCTCATGGACTACGGCACGGGCATCGTCATGGGGGTGCCGGCCCACGACCAGCGGGACTTCCTCTTCGCCCGCAAGTACGGCCTCCCGGTCAAGGTGGTCATCCAGCACCCCGAGGGGGGCCTGCGCGGGGAGACGATGGCCGAGGCCTACGTCGAGGACGGCGTCATGCAGGACTCGGGGCCCTTCGACGGCCAGCCCAACCGCGAGGCCTACCCCCGGATGATCGACTACTTCGCCGAGCGGGGCTTCGGCGCCCGCACGGTGAACTGGCGGCTCCGCGACTGGCTCATCTCCCGCCAGCGCTACTGGGGGGTGCCCATCCCCGTCCTCTATGAGGAGGACGGCTCCGTCACCCCCGTGCCGGACGGGCAGCTCCCCGTCGTCCACCCGCGCGACGTGGAGTTCACCGGCCGGGGCGGGAACCCGCTCGCCAAGGTCCCCGCCTTCGTGAACGCCGTCTCGCCCCGCACGGGAAAGCCCGCCCGCCGCGAGACGGACACGATGGACACCTTCGTGGACTCCTCCTGGTACTACCTCCGCTTCGTCTCGCCGCGGGACGAGCGCGCCGTCTTCGACTCCGGGAACGTCAACCGCTGGCTCCCCGTCTCCCAGTACATCGGGGGCGCCGAGCACGCCGTCATGCACCTGCTCTACTCGCGCTTTTTCACCAAGGTCCTCTACGACATGGGCCTCGTCTCCTTCGAGGAGCCCTTCGAGAACCTCTTCACCCAGGGCATGGTCTGCCGCACCGCCTACCGCCTGGCCGAGGCGCGGGGGAGGGTGTGGGTGCCCTACAAGCACGTGGACGAGGGCTCTCTCACCGTGACCGCCGCCGGCCCGCCCGGCTCCTCCTACCAGGCGGGGCAGAGGGTGGTGGCCGAGATGGCCGTGATGAGCAAGTCCAAGCTGAACGGCGTCTCCATCGAGGAGTGCACCGGCCGCTTCGGCGCGGACGCGGGCCGCCTCTACACTCTCTTCATCGGTCCCCCGGAGCGCGACAAGGAGTGGCGCGACGACGGGCTCATCGGGGTCCACCGCTTCCTCCAGCGCCTGTGGACCACCGCCTCGGAGCGCGTCGAGGCCTGGCGCGGGGCCGAGCCCTTCCGCCCAGGGGGAAACGGATCGGTCCTCTCCCCCCCGGGGCGCAGGCTCCGCCGCGACGCCCACACCGCCCTCAAGCACGTCACCGAGGTGTACGAGCGATCCTTCGCGTTCAACACCGCCGTGGCGCGCATCATGGAGCTCGCCACCTCGCTGCGGAACGAGGCGGGGGCCGAGGCCTCCGCCCAGCGCGAGGCGGCCGAGATCCTCCTCTTCTGCCTCGCCCCAATGGCTCCACACGCCGCCGAGGAGCTCTGGGCCGAGCTCGGCGCGGGGACGGGGAAGGGGAGCATCTTCCGCGAGAGCTGGCCCCGGGTGGACGAGGGGGCCATCGCCGCCGAGGAGAAGGAGTTCGCCGTCCAGGTGAACGGCAAGACCCGCCGCACCTTCACCGCCCTCCCGGACGCCCCCGAGGAGGAGCTCAAGGAGAAGGCCAGCGCCGCCGCCGCCTCCTTCCTCCAGGGGAAGCAGGTGGTCAAGCACATCGTCGTCCCCGGCAGGCTCGTCAACATCATCGTCAAGGGCTAG
- a CDS encoding DUF4242 domain-containing protein, whose protein sequence is MPKYVIEREIPGAGGWPAEKMRAVARKSNEIIAGMKGRVQWQHSYVVGDKIYCVYIAESEAAIREHAKQGGFPANRIEEIRTVIDPTTAE, encoded by the coding sequence ATGCCCAAGTACGTCATCGAGCGCGAGATCCCGGGCGCGGGCGGCTGGCCCGCCGAGAAGATGCGGGCCGTGGCCCGCAAGTCCAACGAAATCATCGCCGGGATGAAGGGCAGGGTGCAGTGGCAGCACAGCTACGTGGTGGGGGACAAGATCTACTGCGTCTACATCGCCGAGAGCGAGGCGGCCATCCGGGAGCACGCGAAGCAGGGCGGCTTCCCCGCCAACCGCATCGAGGAGATCAGGACCGTCATCGACCCCACCACGGCGGAATGA
- a CDS encoding cyclic nucleotide-binding domain-containing protein — protein sequence MAEFLRFCAVRRLRPLHVIFSKGEAAKEFYVVVGGSVVIEPGDEETREVRVRPGETFGEMALLESTSRSGNAWTETDTTLLVVPQAFFEAGTMGLREKVLKTLAKQLSRNLRRTDFLVEIFQGANRLASQKKS from the coding sequence GTGGCCGAGTTCCTGCGCTTTTGCGCGGTGAGGAGGCTCCGGCCGCTGCATGTCATTTTCTCGAAGGGGGAGGCGGCGAAGGAGTTCTACGTCGTCGTCGGCGGCTCCGTCGTGATCGAGCCCGGCGACGAGGAAACGCGCGAGGTGCGGGTGAGGCCTGGCGAGACTTTCGGCGAGATGGCGCTCCTCGAGAGCACCTCCCGCAGCGGGAACGCGTGGACGGAAACGGATACGACGCTGCTGGTCGTGCCTCAAGCCTTCTTCGAGGCGGGGACGATGGGCCTCCGGGAGAAGGTGCTGAAGACTCTCGCCAAGCAGCTCTCGCGCAATCTTCGGAGGACCGACTTTCTCGTCGAAATTTTCCAGGGAGCGAATCGTCTGGCCAGCCAGAAGAAATCTTAA
- a CDS encoding RidA family protein, producing the protein MPPLPLGEGKSSHINRDFHTRKEPLMPKTIECVDWPNHLDVWTPYSMAVKATGGTTVYFAGVTAAPPYHHHPHRPEEFDTLPRDLPAQTRMALENLKRSLEAVGATFRDVVFLQTFMTTMEGHAEAGAVRKEFLGEHRPATTTLQVVRLATDPRCLIEVNAIAVIG; encoded by the coding sequence ATGCCCCCTCTCCCCCTGGGAGAGGGGAAAAGCAGCCACATCAATCGGGATTTCCACACCCGTAAGGAGCCCCTCATGCCCAAGACCATCGAATGCGTGGACTGGCCGAACCACCTGGACGTCTGGACGCCCTACTCCATGGCGGTCAAGGCCACGGGCGGAACCACCGTCTACTTCGCGGGGGTGACCGCCGCGCCCCCCTACCACCATCACCCCCACCGGCCCGAGGAGTTCGACACCCTCCCCCGGGACCTCCCCGCCCAGACCCGCATGGCCCTCGAGAACCTGAAGAGGAGCCTGGAGGCCGTGGGCGCCACCTTCCGGGACGTGGTCTTCCTCCAGACCTTCATGACCACCATGGAGGGCCACGCCGAGGCGGGGGCCGTGCGCAAGGAGTTCCTGGGCGAGCACCGCCCCGCCACCACCACCCTGCAGGTGGTGCGGCTGGCGACGGACCCCAGGTGCCTGATCGAGGTGAACGCGATCGCGGTGATCGGGTAG